In the Alkaliphilus oremlandii OhILAs genome, one interval contains:
- a CDS encoding sensor histidine kinase — protein MKRKQKKRIDEILDLIDRLNHQNYSIPMKQDYFTILEDQIYKLFLRIVEEKEQIKKLSRIQIENLENISHQIKTPITTMLFDLEMLEKDEKNSREIEKLITQLNRLNSLTEILLKISNLDAQIENMQYETILVEEIFDYALEILEEDVDRKGIKIIEEYNGEYIFVDFYWMSEAIINILKNAINLSECNTIKVRSIDNPIFTNISIEDNGGGIKKEYINKVFQRFYKAPDSNGFGIGLSMARTIIENNNGEIKVENGEEGAIFNIKIYKVN, from the coding sequence ATGAAAAGAAAACAAAAAAAACGTATAGATGAAATTTTAGATTTAATAGATAGATTAAATCATCAAAATTATTCCATTCCTATGAAACAGGATTATTTTACAATATTAGAGGATCAAATTTATAAACTATTTCTTAGAATAGTTGAAGAAAAAGAACAGATAAAAAAACTTTCTAGGATACAAATAGAAAATTTAGAGAATATATCTCACCAAATTAAAACTCCAATAACTACCATGTTATTTGATTTAGAAATGTTAGAAAAGGATGAAAAAAATTCTAGAGAAATTGAAAAATTGATTACTCAATTAAATAGACTAAATTCACTTACAGAGATACTATTAAAAATATCTAATTTAGATGCTCAAATAGAAAATATGCAGTACGAAACTATATTAGTAGAGGAAATTTTTGATTATGCTTTAGAAATATTAGAAGAAGATGTAGATAGAAAAGGTATAAAGATTATAGAAGAATATAATGGAGAATATATATTTGTTGATTTTTATTGGATGAGCGAAGCTATAATAAATATTTTGAAAAATGCCATAAACTTATCAGAATGTAATACTATAAAGGTTAGAAGTATAGATAATCCTATATTTACCAATATATCTATAGAGGATAATGGTGGTGGAATAAAAAAAGAATATATAAATAAAGTATTTCAAAGGTTTTATAAAGCTCCAGATTCAAACGGTTTTGGGATAGGACTTTCAATGGCACGAACTATTATAGAAAATAATAATGGTGAAATAAAAGTAGAAAATGGAGAAGAAGGCGCTATATTCAATATAAAGATATATAAAGTAAATTAG
- a CDS encoding response regulator transcription factor, translating into MNYLYKILLIEDDKKISMQIREFLEKMDYKVAIANSFEDAIAKINESFDLALLDINLPDKEGTGLLRILKDNKIRVIITTVKNDENFIVKSLDNGADDYLTKPFNLSVLRARIDATLRTFPINSGNKIKYKNFILDIDNGTIYYKGKSVDLAALEFEVLSLFIKNPNRIFTRNQLLTMFWEDRNQFVNDNTLTATIKRIRDKTSISIITTIRGIGYRIE; encoded by the coding sequence GTGAATTATTTGTATAAAATTTTACTTATTGAAGATGATAAAAAAATTTCAATGCAGATACGAGAGTTTTTAGAAAAAATGGATTATAAAGTTGCTATTGCAAATTCTTTTGAAGATGCAATTGCAAAGATAAATGAATCTTTTGACTTAGCCTTGTTGGATATAAATCTTCCAGATAAAGAGGGCACTGGACTTTTAAGGATTTTAAAAGATAATAAGATAAGAGTAATAATAACTACAGTCAAAAATGATGAGAATTTTATAGTTAAGTCCTTAGATAATGGTGCAGATGATTACTTAACTAAACCTTTTAATCTAAGTGTATTAAGAGCTAGAATAGATGCTACTTTAAGAACATTTCCCATAAATTCAGGAAATAAAATTAAATACAAAAACTTTATTTTAGATATTGATAATGGAACTATTTATTATAAGGGCAAATCTGTAGATTTAGCTGCATTAGAATTTGAGGTTTTGTCACTATTTATAAAAAATCCTAATAGGATATTTACTAGAAATCAATTGTTGACAATGTTCTGGGAAGATAGGAATCAATTTGTAAATGATAATACCCTTACAGCTACAATAAAAAGAATAAGGGATAAGACTTCGATATCTATAATTACTACAATACGTGGGATTGGATATAGGATTGAATAA
- a CDS encoding ABC transporter permease has translation MNKKNISIIISVFIAALVVSILGYILVTQRLEHYNESRLDMPEDITLYSKVDKKIIKEIEKLPNVKEIGLKSDEKSIKLDDNIFILEEYDEVYFSMQKNILKEGKFPRETNEILISEKTSKELNLNIGDTRLLEKGNRLLKGKVISPTRGYNKNEMFEKSVSHEYKISGIYRTKNSNNLQRIYSKIDNSNNQYYPCIKLEKLTKVYETKSDIKDIVGKNNYIIVNESLLRVFSIDENGFNISRFLINMILVPAILIIIFTMMIKNIFNIWGIYKIREFSMYKSIGATNFQIYKLLFKEIFKISVIPLILGQICGLLIIKAVFMNLFSLQQKLVVGEIFEFNFNWSSIILINCILFAILIISTTLPTRVISKIEILDGLKENIKSKKFKNKKSENVFKELEINNRKLLRPALVVTIVGLVLTGSIICINTIDKYNRERYSYDRDFNIKLRYNTENNIYPEIFSKIKEEFQPEKSFISISKRYFVDTSTIEYSNEFNDVGFNPGFDGIFYDKEKNLSHATLIGLDDENFFKLTNNKNDVVLINLVQKDSKKFYKDAEFIRYLDEEINKIDVKLLEDFNTQKIKITKKIEHFIENQEQIDLYDIVLVTSIDNFQEIMKESRREFERNDMEFPILYYNIDMKFKEENVREYADRIRYIMENHIDGNEKYSVRDNILDNKMEELNNQSIYFLETLIVVTVILLNIANSYSSTNLMFFNRRREIGILLSNGMYDKDLERMFIKNMIKDIITSIISSIVIIIVCIGSLIMTLPYLDIVKYMEMIPYALIIGMFLIITISSYIIYYFAMKKVTGEDIINILVNY, from the coding sequence ATGAATAAAAAAAATATTTCAATAATCATTTCTGTATTTATAGCTGCTCTTGTAGTTTCAATTTTGGGATATATTTTAGTAACTCAAAGATTAGAACATTATAACGAATCTAGACTAGATATGCCAGAGGATATAACTTTATATTCTAAGGTAGATAAAAAAATAATAAAAGAAATTGAAAAATTACCTAATGTAAAAGAAATTGGATTAAAATCGGATGAAAAATCTATAAAACTAGATGACAATATATTTATTTTAGAAGAATATGATGAAGTATATTTTTCTATGCAAAAGAACATTTTAAAAGAAGGTAAGTTTCCAAGAGAGACAAATGAGATATTAATATCTGAAAAAACTAGCAAAGAATTAAATCTTAATATTGGAGATACTAGGTTACTAGAGAAAGGAAACAGATTATTAAAGGGGAAAGTAATATCTCCTACAAGAGGCTATAATAAAAATGAAATGTTTGAAAAATCTGTATCACATGAATACAAAATCTCTGGAATATATAGGACAAAGAACAGTAATAATCTACAAAGAATTTATTCCAAGATAGATAATAGTAATAATCAATATTATCCTTGTATAAAGCTTGAAAAATTGACTAAAGTATATGAAACTAAAAGTGATATAAAGGATATTGTTGGAAAAAATAATTATATTATTGTGAATGAGAGTTTACTTAGAGTTTTTAGTATAGATGAAAATGGATTCAATATTTCAAGATTTTTAATAAATATGATATTAGTTCCTGCCATATTAATTATCATTTTCACCATGATGATAAAAAATATATTTAATATTTGGGGGATATATAAAATTAGAGAGTTTTCTATGTATAAATCTATAGGTGCTACGAATTTTCAAATATATAAACTTTTGTTTAAAGAAATATTTAAGATATCAGTTATTCCATTAATATTAGGCCAAATTTGTGGACTATTGATTATTAAGGCTGTTTTTATGAATTTGTTTTCTTTACAACAAAAACTAGTAGTTGGAGAAATATTTGAATTTAATTTTAATTGGAGTTCAATTATTTTAATAAACTGTATATTATTTGCTATTTTGATAATATCAACTACATTGCCAACGAGAGTAATTTCAAAAATAGAGATATTGGATGGATTAAAGGAAAATATTAAGAGTAAAAAATTTAAAAATAAAAAATCTGAAAATGTATTTAAAGAATTAGAGATAAATAATCGTAAATTATTAAGGCCAGCTTTAGTAGTTACTATAGTTGGGTTAGTTTTAACAGGATCTATTATTTGTATAAATACTATTGATAAATATAATAGAGAGAGATATAGCTATGACAGAGATTTTAATATTAAACTAAGATATAATACAGAAAATAATATATATCCAGAAATTTTTTCCAAAATAAAAGAAGAATTTCAACCAGAAAAATCATTTATTTCTATTAGTAAGCGATACTTCGTAGATACTTCCACAATAGAATATAGCAATGAATTTAATGACGTAGGATTTAATCCTGGCTTTGATGGAATATTTTATGATAAGGAAAAAAACTTATCGCATGCTACTTTAATAGGACTGGACGATGAAAACTTTTTCAAACTCACTAATAATAAAAATGATGTAGTTCTTATAAATCTTGTTCAAAAAGATTCAAAAAAATTCTATAAAGATGCAGAATTTATTCGATATTTAGATGAAGAAATTAATAAAATAGATGTAAAATTATTAGAGGATTTCAACACACAAAAGATCAAAATAACTAAAAAAATAGAGCATTTTATTGAAAATCAAGAACAAATAGATTTGTATGATATTGTATTAGTTACTTCTATTGATAATTTTCAGGAAATCATGAAAGAGTCTAGAAGAGAGTTTGAACGAAATGACATGGAATTTCCAATTTTATATTATAATATAGATATGAAATTTAAAGAAGAAAATGTTAGAGAATATGCTGATAGAATAAGATATATAATGGAAAATCATATTGATGGAAATGAAAAATATTCTGTGAGAGATAATATATTAGACAATAAAATGGAAGAACTTAATAATCAAAGTATATATTTTTTAGAGACCTTAATAGTGGTGACTGTAATTTTACTAAATATAGCCAATTCATACTCATCAACAAATCTAATGTTTTTTAATAGAAGGAGGGAAATTGGAATTTTATTAAGTAATGGAATGTATGATAAGGATTTAGAAAGGATGTTTATAAAGAATATGATAAAAGATATAATAACATCTATCATTTCATCAATAGTTATAATAATAGTATGTATAGGATCATTGATAATGACACTTCCTTATTTAGATATTGTAAAGTATATGGAAATGATTCCTTATGCACTTATTATAGGA
- a CDS encoding ABC transporter ATP-binding protein, whose amino-acid sequence MEILRIEDLTKIYGDGENKVSALDGINLKVKRGEFIAVIGPSGSGKSTLLHLIGGVDTPTKGKIYIDGTDISKYSSKELALFRRRKVGLIYQFYNLIPNITVKHNIELPLKLDKRSVDKSFMGNIISKLGIESKLNSFPNELSGGQQQRVAIARSLIYSPSIVLADEPTGNLDRKNSQEIIDILKYFNYTLKQTIIVITHDENVALQADRVITIIDGKVVGDELNE is encoded by the coding sequence ATGGAAATATTAAGGATTGAAGATTTAACAAAAATATATGGTGATGGTGAGAATAAAGTAAGTGCATTAGATGGTATTAATCTAAAAGTAAAAAGAGGGGAGTTTATTGCTGTTATTGGACCTAGTGGATCTGGTAAGTCTACATTACTTCACTTAATAGGTGGAGTAGATACACCAACAAAGGGAAAAATTTATATAGATGGAACAGATATTTCGAAATACTCTTCAAAAGAATTAGCCTTATTTCGTAGGAGAAAGGTGGGGCTTATTTATCAATTTTATAATCTAATTCCTAATATAACAGTAAAACATAATATTGAGCTGCCATTAAAGCTAGATAAGCGTTCAGTAGATAAATCATTTATGGGTAATATAATCTCTAAACTTGGAATAGAATCGAAACTAAATAGTTTTCCAAATGAACTTTCAGGAGGACAACAGCAGAGAGTTGCCATAGCTAGAAGTCTTATATATAGTCCATCTATAGTACTAGCAGATGAACCTACTGGAAATTTGGATAGAAAGAACTCTCAGGAGATAATAGATATTTTAAAATATTTTAATTATACTTTAAAACAAACTATAATAGTTATTACCCATGATGAAAATGTAGCATTACAGGCAGATAGAGTAATAACTATTATAGATGGTAAAGTTGTAGGAGATGAATTAAATGAATAA